Proteins from a single region of Drosophila biarmipes strain raj3 chromosome 3R, RU_DBia_V1.1, whole genome shotgun sequence:
- the LOC108025424 gene encoding ferritin subunit isoform X1, whose protein sequence is MVKLIASLLLLAVVAQAYGDFKSKPESKSFARELQKEREKQRQQESKKQNPNHDGGQDQGCKGSLAVPEITKDWVDLKDACLKGMRHQIQEEINASYQYLAMGAYFSRDTVNRPGFAEHFFKAAKEEREHGSKLVEYLSMRGQLTEGVSDLINVPTVAKQEWTDGASALSDALDLEIKVTRSIRKLIQTCESKPYNHYHLVDYLTGVYLEEQLHGQRELAGKLTTLKKMMDTNGELGEFLFDKTL, encoded by the exons ATGGTGAAATTGATCGCTAGCCTGCTCCTGTTGGCCGTGGTGGCCCAGGCCTATGGAGATTTCAAGT CCAAGCCAGAAAGCAAGAGTTTCGCCAGAGAGCTGCAGAAAGAGCGAGAAAAGCAAAGGCAACAGgaaagcaaaaaacaaaacccaaaCCATGACGGAGGTCAAGATCAGGGGTGCAAAG GCTCTCTGGCTGTTCCCGAGATCACCAAGGATTGggtggacctgaaggatgccTGCTTGAAGGGCATGCGCCACCAGATCCAGGAGGAGATCAACGCCTCCTACCAGTACTTGGCCATGGGCGCCTACTTCTCCCGCGACACCGTCAACCGCCCCGGATTCGCCGAGCACTTCTTCAAGGCCGCCAAGGAGGAGCGTGAGCACGGCTCCAAGCTGGTGGAGTACCTCTCGATGCGCGGACAGTTGACCGAGGGAGTCAGCGATCTGATCAACGTGCCG ACTGTTGCCAAGCAGGAGTGGACCGATGGTGCTAGCGCTCTTTCCGATGCCCTCGACCTGGAGATCAAGGTCACCCGCTCCATCCGCAAGCTGATCCAGACCTGCGAGAGCAAGCCCTACAACCACTACCACCTGGTGGACTACCTGACCGGCGTCTACCTGGAGGAGCAGCTCCACGGACAGCGCGAGCTCGCCGGCAAGCTGACCACCCTCAAGAAGATGATGGACACCAACGGCGAACTGGGCGAGTTCCTGTTCGACAAGACCCTGTAA
- the LOC108025424 gene encoding ferritin subunit isoform X2: MVKLIASLLLLAVVAQAYGDFKCSLAVPEITKDWVDLKDACLKGMRHQIQEEINASYQYLAMGAYFSRDTVNRPGFAEHFFKAAKEEREHGSKLVEYLSMRGQLTEGVSDLINVPTVAKQEWTDGASALSDALDLEIKVTRSIRKLIQTCESKPYNHYHLVDYLTGVYLEEQLHGQRELAGKLTTLKKMMDTNGELGEFLFDKTL; the protein is encoded by the exons ATGGTGAAATTGATCGCTAGCCTGCTCCTGTTGGCCGTGGTGGCCCAGGCCTATGGAGATTTCAAGT GCTCTCTGGCTGTTCCCGAGATCACCAAGGATTGggtggacctgaaggatgccTGCTTGAAGGGCATGCGCCACCAGATCCAGGAGGAGATCAACGCCTCCTACCAGTACTTGGCCATGGGCGCCTACTTCTCCCGCGACACCGTCAACCGCCCCGGATTCGCCGAGCACTTCTTCAAGGCCGCCAAGGAGGAGCGTGAGCACGGCTCCAAGCTGGTGGAGTACCTCTCGATGCGCGGACAGTTGACCGAGGGAGTCAGCGATCTGATCAACGTGCCG ACTGTTGCCAAGCAGGAGTGGACCGATGGTGCTAGCGCTCTTTCCGATGCCCTCGACCTGGAGATCAAGGTCACCCGCTCCATCCGCAAGCTGATCCAGACCTGCGAGAGCAAGCCCTACAACCACTACCACCTGGTGGACTACCTGACCGGCGTCTACCTGGAGGAGCAGCTCCACGGACAGCGCGAGCTCGCCGGCAAGCTGACCACCCTCAAGAAGATGATGGACACCAACGGCGAACTGGGCGAGTTCCTGTTCGACAAGACCCTGTAA